The following coding sequences lie in one Oncorhynchus kisutch isolate 150728-3 linkage group LG17, Okis_V2, whole genome shotgun sequence genomic window:
- the LOC116354511 gene encoding uncharacterized protein LOC116354511 isoform X1: MRDANNFSLFSKCIVRPYFSGDDLILNKPTTRYSIVMEGTPVEVLGVPDDILASVRMVDKLTIHFQRPGNGGGEVKRVQFLSYSPGQAFVMFEDPEVAARVLQRIHVLEVDGQHFPLKFRNADTPEVDVPVKADLDVSMFSKDSEEVLQPVNEIPQLPIQGSFQKFTAVKAQLQQVLPQDTNTLRHSSPSPSSLNSQPLGPFPNPQSAATHFPARKQQGMLGTT, from the exons ATGCGTGACGCTAACAACTTTTCACTTTTCTCGAAATGCATAGTACGACCATACTTCAGTGGTGACGACCTTATTTTGAACAAACCGACAACCCGATATAG TATTGTCATGGAGGGAACACCCGTGGAGGTGCTTGGCGTCCCCGACGATATCCTTGCCTCTGTTAGAATGGTTGACAAGCTCACAATACACTTCCAACGACCAGGGAACGGgggaggagaggtaaagagagtaCAGTTTCTATCCTACAGCCCAGGACAGGCCTTTGTCATGTTTGAGGATCCAGAAG TGGCTGCACGTGTGTTGCAGCGGATCCATGTCTTAGAAGTGGATGGACAACACTTTCCTCTTAAATTCAGGAACGCTGACACGCCTGAG GTGGACGTGCCAGTCAAGGCCGATCTGGATGTGAGCATGTTCTCCAAGGACAGCGAGGAGGTGCTCCAGCCTGTGAACGAGATTCCCCAGCTACCCATTCAGGGCTCCTTTCAGAAGTTCACTGCAGTGAAGGCCCAACTGCAGCAGGTCTTACCCCAGGACACAAACACCCTGCGCCACAGCAGCCCTTCGCCATCCAGTCTCAATAGCCAGCCTCTGGGGCCATTTCCAAATCCTCAATCCGCTGCAACCCATTTCCCAGCCCGCAAGCAACAGGGTATGTTGGGGACAACTTGA
- the LOC116354511 gene encoding uncharacterized protein LOC116354511 isoform X2 gives MEGTPVEVLGVPDDILASVRMVDKLTIHFQRPGNGGGEVKRVQFLSYSPGQAFVMFEDPEVAARVLQRIHVLEVDGQHFPLKFRNADTPEVDVPVKADLDVSMFSKDSEEVLQPVNEIPQLPIQGSFQKFTAVKAQLQQVLPQDTNTLRHSSPSPSSLNSQPLGPFPNPQSAATHFPARKQQGMLGTT, from the exons ATGGAGGGAACACCCGTGGAGGTGCTTGGCGTCCCCGACGATATCCTTGCCTCTGTTAGAATGGTTGACAAGCTCACAATACACTTCCAACGACCAGGGAACGGgggaggagaggtaaagagagtaCAGTTTCTATCCTACAGCCCAGGACAGGCCTTTGTCATGTTTGAGGATCCAGAAG TGGCTGCACGTGTGTTGCAGCGGATCCATGTCTTAGAAGTGGATGGACAACACTTTCCTCTTAAATTCAGGAACGCTGACACGCCTGAG GTGGACGTGCCAGTCAAGGCCGATCTGGATGTGAGCATGTTCTCCAAGGACAGCGAGGAGGTGCTCCAGCCTGTGAACGAGATTCCCCAGCTACCCATTCAGGGCTCCTTTCAGAAGTTCACTGCAGTGAAGGCCCAACTGCAGCAGGTCTTACCCCAGGACACAAACACCCTGCGCCACAGCAGCCCTTCGCCATCCAGTCTCAATAGCCAGCCTCTGGGGCCATTTCCAAATCCTCAATCCGCTGCAACCCATTTCCCAGCCCGCAAGCAACAGGGTATGTTGGGGACAACTTGA